One Mercurialis annua linkage group LG3, ddMerAnnu1.2, whole genome shotgun sequence DNA window includes the following coding sequences:
- the LOC126674299 gene encoding probable LRR receptor-like serine/threonine-protein kinase At3g47570 yields MANMVMAAVTNLSTDEVALVALKHHITSGPDNILTRNWSSSNSIRNWTGLSWSNRHERVTGLDLTDMGLQGTIPSHLGNLSFLKSLILTGNKFYGTLPKELSHLRRLQIIDLSNNSFVGDIPHWLANLTSLQYIVLDFNSFSGSIPPEIGNLHQLWLLALQNNSLSGPIPLSIFNMSSLKGLALSSNRISGNLPDDICHQFQTLEALYLSENMLSGPIPASLAKCSNLQLLSLSENGFTGSIPKHIGNLTALTNLYLNRNHLTGTIPHEMGNLVNLGALSMPINNLRGSIPPTIFNLSNVRRFLVADNQLSGNLPSIIDLPSLQTITLSGNKLTGKFPASFSNCSKLITLQSSDNYFSGHIPNSLGNLRMLQILDISYNNVTADSGFFSSMASCINLNTLQVSVNPLDVVLPNSIGNMSSLQSLVAGLCKIRGNIPVQIGNLSTLMQIDLSANELTGSIPLSFWRLTRLLDLNLSSNSLNGSLRLDIGNLKLLIDMDLSRNQISGPIPGSIGDLKDLQHLSLAENDFQGSIPQPFGDIVALISLNLSTNNLSGSIPKSLEALLNLKSFDVSSNRLQGEIPSGGSFGNLSYESFKSNAALCALPRFRVPPCDTSKKSKTSNLHLLDYILPTLVISLSLIVAFTIIFTKINKKRNQEALLPLATWKRFSFLQLEEATARFSDSNLLGKGGFGSVYKGSLSDGTNVAVKVFNLQEEGVLKSFNTECEVLRNIRHRNLVRVISSCCNLDFKALILEFMPNGSLEKWLYSYNYFLDIQQRLHIMIGVASALEYLHSYTTPIVHCDLKPNNILLDQDKEAHVSNFGIAKLLSGDNCMTQTLTLATIGYMAPEYGEAGIVSARGDVYSFGILMIETFTRKKPTDEIFSGEMSIKQWVRNAFPDAVVQVVDCNLLDVEEEKQFIANINCVSSILGLALDCCADLLEERVNMKEVLSILEKIKIQFLKHFSQV; encoded by the exons ATGGCTAATATGGTTATGGCTGCAGTAACCAACCTGAGCACAGATGAAGTTGCTCTTGTTGCATTAAAACATCATATAACCTCAGGACCTGATAATATCCTGACGCGCAATTGGTCAAGCTCGAATTCAATCCGCAACTGGACTGGACTCTCATGGAGCAATCGCCATGAAAGAGTAACTGGCTTGGATCTTACAGATATGGGTCTTCAGGGCACCATTCCATCCCACCTTGGTAACCTCTCGTTTCTCAAATCCCTTATACTTACTGGCAACAAATTTTACGGCACTCTGCCGAAAGAGTTATCCCATTTGCGGAGATTGCAAATCATTGACCTCTCCAACAATAGCTTCGTTGGAGATATTCCCCATTGGTTAGCTAACTTAACTTCTCTTCAGTACATTGTTCTCGACTTTAATAGCTTCTCTGGCTCTATACCACCTGAAATTGGTAATCTTCACCAACTATGGCTTTTAGCCTTGCAGAATAACAGCCTCTCAGGGCCAATTCCTTTGAGCATTTTCAACATGTCCTCTTTGAAAGGTCTTGCTCTGTCATCCAATAGAATTTCTGGTAATCTACCGGATGATATTTGCCATCAATTTCAAACACTTGAAGCTCTTTACTTATCAGAAAATATGCTAAGTGGACCAATTCCAGCAAGCCTGGCAAAGTGTAGCAATCTTCAGCTCTTATCGTTGTCGGAAAATGGCTTCACGGGGAGCATCCCAAAACATATTGGAAACTTAACTGCCCTTACCAACCTATATCTAAATAGAAATCATCTAACag GTACAATACCTCATGAAATGGGTAATCTAGTCAATCTGGGGGCTTTAAGTATGCCAATAAACAACTTGAGAGGCTCTATTCCACCTACCATCTTCAATCTTTCAAATGTTAGGCGCTTTCTTGTTGCAGATAATCAACTTTCAGGCAATCTTCCATCAATTATAGACCTTCCAAGTCTACAGACTATTACTCTGTCCGGCAATAAGTTAACTGGAAAATTCCCAGCCTCCTTCTCCAATTGTTCCAAACTCATTACCCTTCAATCATCTGACAACTATTTCTCTGGTCATATTCCTAATAGCCTTGGCAATCTTAGAATGTTACAGATTCTTGACATTTCTTACAACAATGTTACGGCTGATTCGGGCTTTTTCTCATCCATGGCAAGCTGCATAAATTTAAATACCTTGCAAGTTTCTGTGAATCCATTGGATGTTGTCCTTCCAAATTCCATTGGGAATATGTCGTCGCTCCAATCTTTAGTTGCAGGATTATGCAAAATCAGAGGCAACATTCCAGTTCAGATTGGTAACTTGAGCACTCTGATGCAGATAGATCTTTCAGCAAATGAATTGACCGGATCGATACCATTATCCTTTTGGAGGCTTACACGTCTGTTGGATCTAAACTTAAGTTCAAATTCTCTAAATGGCTCTCTCCGTTTAGATATTGGGAACCTAAAACTCCTAATAGACATGGATTTATCAAGAAACCAGATATCAGGACCAATTCCAGGCAGTATTGGGGATCTTAAGGATTTGCAGCATCTTTCATTAGCAGAAAATGATTTCCAAGGCAGCATTCCACAACCATTTGGAGATATAGTAGCCTTGATATCCTTGAATCTTTCGACAAATAATCTCTCTGGGTCGATTCCAAAGTCGTTAGAGGCACTTCTCAACCTAAAATCTTTTGATGTCTCTTCAAATAGATTGCAGGGAGAAATCCCAAGTGGAGGATCCTTTGGAAACTTATCTTATGAATCATTCAAGTCCAACGCTGCGCTGTGTGCTTTGCCGAGGTTCAGAGTTCCACCATGTGACACCAGTAAAAAATCTAAGACATCTAATTTACATTTACTTGATTACATTTTACCAACTCTAGTAATATCTCTAAGTTTGATTGTTGCATTCACTATCATATTCACCAAAATCAATAAGAAGAGAAACCAAGAAGCTTTGTTACCTCTGGCAACATGGAAGAGATTTTCTTTTCTCCAACTTGAAGAAGCAACGGCCCGATTTAGTGACTCTAACTTGCTTGGCAAAGGGGGTTTTGGCTCTGTGTACAAAGGCTCATTATCAGATGGCACAAATGTTGCCGTTAAGGTTTTCAATTTACAGGAGGAAGGAGTATTAAAGAGTTTCAATACTGAATGTGAAGTTCTGCGCAACATTCGCCATCGAAATCTTGTCAGAGTCATAAGCAGTTGCTGCAACTTAGATTTTAAGGCCTTAATTCTTGAGTTCATGCCTAATGGGAGCCTGGAAAAGTGGCTGTATTCTTACAACTATTTCTTGGATATACAACAGAGGCTACACATTATGATTGGCGTTGCATCAGCTCTCGAATATCTTCATTCTTATACAACGCCAATAGTCCATTGCGATCTAAAGCCGAACAACATCCTGCTAGACCAAGATAAGGAAGCACATGTGAGCAATTTCGGCATCGCAAAACTTTTATCCGGAGATAATTGCATGACTCAGACACTAACATTAGCCACAATTGGTTACATGGCACCAG AATACGGCGAAGCTGGAATTGTGTCTGCAAGAGGAGATGTGTACAGTTTTGGCATTCTGATGATAGAAACTTTTACTAGAAAAAAGCCTACAGATGAAATATTTAGTGGTGAAATGAGTATAAAACAGTGGGTGAGAAATGCATTTCCTGATGCAGTAGTTCAAGTTGTGGATTGCAATTTATTGGATGTGGAAGAGGAAAAACAATTTATTGCTAATATAAATTGTGTGTCATCTATATTGGGATTGGCCTTAGATTGTTGTGCTGATTTACTAGAAGAAAGGGTGAACATGAAAGAAGTTCTTTCTATTTTGGAAAAGATCAAAATACAATTCTTGAAGCATTTTTCACAGGTTTAA
- the LOC126673906 gene encoding inositol-tetrakisphosphate 1-kinase 1, producing MSTTTQPKRHRVGYALAPKKVQSFIQPSLISHANHHNIDLIPIDPSKPLIEQGSFDTIIHKLYGPDWKSQLEKFSLQNPNVPIIDSLESIERLHNRISMLEVVSRLKISNRTEILEIPSQVVVLDSKNLRENVSIGELRFPLVAKPLVADGSATSHQMYQIFDNDGLERLDAPTVLQDFVNHGGVIFKVYVAGDYVQCVKRKSLPDISLEKLATLKGSLSFSQISNLNARDKNEGRHEGVVDLERVEMPPLGFVEEIARGMRKETGLNLFNFDVIRDAKIGNRYFVIDINYFPGYAKMPNYESVLTDFFLDMLSDKESRVGIAGHAEDGEEASFIGSGERQGKND from the coding sequence ATGTCGACAACAACACAACCAAAACGGCACCGTGTAGGCTACGCTTTAGCTCCAAAAAAGGTTCAAAGCTTCATCCAACCGTCGCTAATCAGCCACGCGAACCACCACAACATCGATCTCATCCCAATTGACCCCTCCAAACCCCTAATCGAACAAGGATCGTTCGATACAATCATCCACAAACTCTACGGCCCCGATTGGAAATCACAGCTTGAGAAATTCTCATTACAAAACCCTAATGTTCCAATTATTGACTCTCTCGAGTCTATTGAGCGTCTTCACAACAGGATTTCAATGCTTGAGGTAGTGAGTAGGTTAAAAATCTCTAACAGAACTGAAATTTTAGAAATCCCTAGTCAAGTTGTGGTTTTAGATTCCAAGAATTTGAGAGAAAATGTTTCAATTGGGGAATTAAGGTTTCCATTAGTGGCTAAGCCTTTAGTTGCTGATGGCAGTGCTACTTCTCATCAAATGTATCAAATTTTTGATAATGATGGGTTGGAGAGATTAGATGCTCCTACTGTTTTGCAAGATTTTGTTAATCATGGTGGTGTTATTTTTAAAGTGTATGTTGCAGGTGATTATGTTCAGTGTGTTAAGAGGAAATCTTTGCCTGATATTTCGCTCGAGAAATTGGCGACGTTGAAGGGTTCTTTGTCGTTCTCACAAATTTCGAACTTGAATGCTAGGGATAAGAATGAGGGTAGGCATGAGGGTGTTGTTGATCTTGAGAGAGTTGAAATGCCACCTTTGGGTTTTGTTGAGGAGATTGCTAGGGGAATGAGAAAGGAAACTGGGCTTAATTTGTTTAACTTTGATGTTATTAGGGATGCTAAGATTGGGAATAGGTATTTTGTGATTGATATTAACTATTTCCCGGGGTATGCTAAGATGCCGAATTATGAGTCTGTTTTGACGGATTTTTTCTTGGATATGCTTTCCGATAAGGAGAGTAGAGTGGGGATTGCTGGACATGCTGAGGATGGTGAGGAGGCTAGCTTTATTGGCAGTGGCGAACGACAAGGAAAAAATGATTGA
- the LOC126673945 gene encoding protein TORMOZ EMBRYO DEFECTIVE: protein MASMQIKKNYRSVPSLQQFYSGGPFAVSSDGSFLVCACGEAIKIVDTANGAVKGTIEGDTEAVTALTLSPDDKLLFSAGHSRQIRVWELSTMKCVRSWKGHEGPVMGMACHASGGLLATAGADRKVLVWDVDGGFCTHFFKGHKGVVATVMFHPDGTKMLLFSGSDDATIRVWNLVSKKCVATLDKHFSTVTSLAVSEDGWTLLSAGRDKVVNSWDLHDYVCKITIPTYEMVESLCIVHSGSQFSSILGSYSQLTRKSRKGSSEMYFITVGERGIVRIWNSESAVCLYEQKSSDVTVTSDTDESKRGFTAAVILPSDQGFLCATADQQFLFYSPVGQPEEKFKLELSKRLIGYNEEILDMRFLGEEEKFLAVATNIEQIRVYDLESMSCSFVLPGHSEIILCLDTCVSMSGRTLIVTGSKDNTVRLWDSESRTCIGVGTGHMGGVGAVAFSKKGKNFFVSGSSDRTMKVWSLDGISDVVDQPVNLKAKAVVAAHDKDINSIAVAPNDSLVCSGSQDRTACVRRLPDLVSVVVLKGHKRGIWSVEFSPVDQCVITASGDKTIKIWAIADGSCLKTFEGHTSSVLRASFLTRGTQFVSCGADGLVKLWIVKTNECIATYDQHEDKVWALAVGKQTEMFATGGGDALVNLWYDSTAADKEEAFRKEEEGVLKGQELENALVDADYTKAIQIAFELRRPRKLFELFGELCRKRGSVNQIENALRAFGNEEIRVLFEYIREWNTKPKMCHVAQYVLFQIFQILPPTEILEIKGVRELLEGLIPYSQRHFSRVDRLVRSTFLLDYTLTGMSVIEPDTKDAEPNYESHESSNAKNKESLVLTDQAEEEQQPTPESFEEKVRSKKRKSKKATDGSHKKVKGTAYTSVAAISLPA, encoded by the exons ATGGCATCaatgcaaattaaaaaaaattaccggAGCGTGCCGTCGCTACAGCAATTCTACAGCGGCGGACCGTTCGCAGTCTCGTCGGACGGTTCATTCCTCGTCTGCGCTTGCGGCGAGGCAATTAAGATAGTTGATACTGCAAATGGTGCCGTTAAGGGGACAATTGAAGGCGACACGGAGGCCGTTACAGCTTTGACACTTAGTCCTGATGATAAACTGCTGTTTTCTGCTGGTCACAGTAGGCAAATTAGGGTTTGGGAACTTTCTACTATGAAATGCGTGCGGTCTTGGAAG GGACACGAGGGACCGGTGATGGGCATGGCTTGCCATGCGTCTGGCGGTTTGCTTGCAACTGCAGGAGCTGATAGGAAAGTTCTTGTTTGGGATGTTGATGGTGGCTTCTGTACTCATTTCTTTAAAGGTCATAAAGGGGTTGTTGCCACTGTTATGTTTCATCCTGATGGTACTAAGATGCTT cTTTTCTCTGGAAGTGATGATGCCACTATACGAGTTTGGAATCTTGTATCCAAAAAGTGTGTAGCAACATTAGATAAACATTTTTCAACAGTGACCTCTTTGGCAGTATCTGAAGATGGGTGGACATTACTCAGTGCAGGAAGAGATAAG GTGGTGAACTCGTGGGACCTCCATGACTATGTCTGCAAGATTACAATTCCAACTTATGAGATGGTGGAGTCACTTTGTATTGTTCATTCTGGAAGCCAGTTTTCTTCAATTTTGGGTTCATACAGTCAGCTGACTAGGAAAAGCAGAAAGGGTTCTTCAGAAATGTATTTCATTACAGTTGGTGAACGTGGGATTGTACGTATATGGAACTCAGAAAG TGCAGTGTGCCTTTACGAGCAGAAGTCCTCAGATGTAACTGTCACTTCGGACACAGATGAGTCAAAAAGAGGGTTCACTGCTGCTGTGATCCTTCCTTCAGATCAAGGATTCCTTTGTGCGACTGCCGACCAGCAATTTTTATTCTATTCACCAGTGGGGCAGCCTGAAGAGAAGTTCAAGTTAGAATTGAGCAAGAGGCTTATTGGTTACAATGAAGAAATTCTGGATATGAGGTTTTTGGGCGAGGAGGAGAAATTTCTTGCTGTTGCCACAAATATTGAACAG ATTCGAGTGTATGACTTGGAGTCTATGTCCTGCTCCTTTGTATTGCCAGGTCATTCTGAAATTATTTTGTGCCTTGACACCTGTGTATCAATGTCTGGAAGGACGCTTATTGTAACAGGAAGTAAGGATAACACT GTAAGATTGTGGGATTCAGAAAGCAGAACTTGCATTGGTGTCGGAACGGGTCACATGGGAGGTGTTGGTGCTGTTGCATTTTCAAAGAAGGGAAAAAATTTCTTTGTTAGTGGTAGCAG TGATCGTACCATGAAGGTATGGAGTTTGGATGGCATCTCAGATGTTGTTGACCAGCCTGTTAATTTGAAAGCAAAAGCAGTTGTGGCAGCTCATGATAAAGATATAAATTCAATCGCAGTTGCACCAAATGATAGTTTAGTTTGTAGTGGGTCTCAG GACCGGACTGCCTGTGTGCGGAGGCTTCCAGATCTAGTATCTGTAGTTGTACTTAAAGGGCATAAAAGAGGAATTTGGTCTGTAGAGTTCTCACCAGTTGATCAATGTGTCATTACAGCTTCTGGTGATAAGACAATTAAAATATGGGCTATAGCTGATGGATCTTGCTTAAAAACATTTGAAGGGCATACATCAAGTGTTTTAAGAGCATCATTTCTTACTCGCGGCACCCAATTTGTTTCATGTG GTGCTGATGGTTTGGTAAAGCTATGGATTGTAAAGACAAATGAATGCATAGCCACATATGATCAACATGAGGATAAG GTTTGGGCCTTGGCTGTAGGGAAACAGACAGAAATGTTTGCCACTGGTGGCGGTGATGCCCTTGTTAATTTGTGGTATGATTCAACTGCTGCGGATAAAGAGGAAGCTTTTCGTAAAGAG GAGGAAGGGGTTTTAAAAGGTCAGGAATTGGAAAATGCTTTGGTAGATGCTGACTACACTAAAGCTATACAAATAGCATTTGAACTTCGCAGGCCTCGTAAACTTTTTGAGTTATTTGGGGAACTTTGCAG GAAGAGAGGTTCTGTCAATCAGATAGAGAATGCTCTTCGCGCTTTTGGAAATGAAGAAATCCGTGTACTTTTTGAGTATATTCGTGAATGGAATACAAAGCCAAAGATGTGCCATGTTGCACAATACGTTctctttcaaatttttcaaattcttCCTCCAACAGAGATTCTTGAG ATAAAAGGTGTTAGGGAACTTCTTGAAGGTCTAATCCCATATTCCCAAAGGCATTTCAGCAGGGTAGACCGACTTGTAAGAAGCACATTTTTGTTGGACTATACTCTAACTGGAATGTCAGTTATTGAGCCAGATACTAAAGATGCGGAACCTAATTATGAATCTCACGAATCCTCTAATGCTAAGAACAAAGAAAGCTTGGTCTTAACAGATCAAGCTGAGGAAGAGCAGCAACCAACTCCAGAATCGTTTGAAGAGAAGGTTCgatcaaagaaaagaaaatcgAAGAAAGCTACAGATGGTTCACATAAGAAAGTCAAGGGCACAGCTTACACAAGTGTAGCTGCAATTTCACTGCCGGCATAG
- the LOC126675239 gene encoding cinnamoyl-CoA reductase-like SNL6, translating into MAPVCSFDGPCPQTVCVMDASSRLGTTLVHRLLKRGYIVHAAMQNHGKLKYFEELSCKNKKLRVFYSDPFDFHSILDALKGCCGLLYSFEPPSDQPIYDEFMADVEVRAAHNVLEACAQTDTIHKVVFTSSITAVIWSNDRNSTSDIDERNWSDINFCRKFKLWHGLSKTLAEKTAWALAMDRGINMVSINGGLLMSPDLTITHPYLKGAAEMYEDGLFVTADLSVVVDAHIRIFEEVGSYGRYLCFNRVINCNEDAIKLARQLLPPSESSLPQSFFEDERVHQQRISNNKLNKLMVDFDSELQIDLCAA; encoded by the exons ATGGCTCCAGTTTGTTCCTTTGATGGGCCTTGCCCGCAAACTGTTTGTGTAATGGATGCTTCGAGTCGTTTAGGCACTACCCTTGTGCATAGACTCTTGAAAAGAGGCTATATTGTTCATGCTGCTATGCAAAATCATG gcaaattaaaatattttgaagagTTATCTTGCAAAAACAAGAAATTGAGAGTTTTCTATTCAGACCCTTTTGATTTCCACAGTATTTTGGATGCTTTAAAGGGTTGCTGTGGCTTGTTGTATTCCTTTGAACCTCCATCAGATCAGCCCATCTATGAT GAATTTATGGCCGATGTAGAGGTCAGGGCGGCGCATAACGTGTTAGAAGCATGTGCACAAACAGATACCATACACAAAGTTGTCTTCACCTCATCTATTACAGCTGTTATATGGAGCAACGACCGAAATAGTACTTCCGATATTGATGAGAGAAACTGGAGCGACATAAACTTCTGCCGGAAGTTCAAG TTATGGCATGGGCTATCAAAAACACTAGCGGAGAAGACGGCATGGGCTCTAGCAATGGACCGGGGGATCAACATGGTGAGCATAAACGGAGGACTCTTGATGAGTCCCGATCTTACAATTACACATCCTTATTTAAAAGGAGCAGCAGAGATGTACGAAGACGGTCTATTTGTTACTGCGGATCTCAGTGTCGTCGTTGATGCACACATTCGTATATTTGAAGAAGTTGGATCATACGGAAGGTATCTCTGCTTTAACCGTGTCATCAATTGCAACGAAGACGCTATTAAGCTTGCGCGCCAGCTATTGCCTCCTTCAGAATCTTCACTTCCTCAAAG TTTTTTTGAAGATGAAAGAGTACATCAACAGAGGATAAGCAACAATAAACTAAACAAATTGATGGTGGATTTTGACAGTGAGCTGCAAATAGATCTATGTGCAGCATAG